TGGTGCATGGGATGACCGGCGGAGAGCCGGACCTCCGCCGCCGCACGCGCCGCCGGACCCTGGGTCTTCTCCACCCAGTCCAGGTAGTTCTTCCGGTAGCGAGTGAAGACGCTCAGGCGGGGTGTGCCCTTGCCGACCTTGAGCACCACCAGCCCGTCATCGGTCACCGTGAGCGCCCCATACTCGTCACCCAGGGCCTTCCCGTCCGGACGGCGCAGCCGGTAGGGCTGGGAACCGCTGCTCAACTTCTCCAGACGGTAGCCAGCGGCCTGGAGCTCTTTCTTGAACGCGTTGAACTCAGGCGTTCCTTCCTGCGGGATGCGGCGTCCGACGAAGTCCTTGAGCTTGTCCCAGTTGGGGAGCTTCTCCAGCAGCTTCTCCAACTCGGCGTCGCTGAGCGTGCGCTCGGTCAGGGGGGGCTCGGGCTCCGGCGTGGAGGATCCGCCCTCTTTGACAGCCTTTGACAGCAACGGCGCGCCGGAGCCCCAGGGATTGAAGGGAAGTGGAATGGATGGAGCGGCGGTGATGGAGCCCGGCTGGAAGACAGGCACGCCCGCGTAGGCACCGCTGGGGCCCGCAGCCGCCATCATGTAGATGCGGGGCGGGGTGATTCTCACGGACGTCATCAGCTTGAGCCCACGTCCCGCGTTGGTCTTCACGCCCAACAGCGCCAGCGCCGCCATCGCGATGCTCACCAGCATCCGGAGGAAGGACTTGCTGGCCTCCTTCAACTTCTCCTGTGAGCCATTTGCCTCCCACGCCTGGATGAGCCACAGCTGCGCGTGCTTCAGGGCCTCCCCTCCGGCCTCGATGAGTCCATGGGCTCCGAACGCCGCCAGGCCCAACTGGATGAGCGCCGCCGCCAGCTGCCCCACGCCGGTGGGCGTCGCCGCCAGGAAGGTGGACAGCGCCTCCGCGGCGATGAAGCCCACCACCATCGCGGAGATCTCCAGCCAGTTGTCCAGGATGGCCTTGCCATACTGGCCGGTGACCTCTCCGAAGTACCGGTCCGCCTGCCTCACGGACGCGAGGACGTCCTCCAGGTGCCGGGCGGCCTTGCGCGCCTGGACCATCGCCTCGTGGGTGATGGAGCCGCTCGACACGACTCCCTGGAGCTGGTTGGCGAAGGCGATGCTCACCAGCCAGATGCGCTCGCCCGCGACCAGCCGGACGTCACCGTCGACGCTCTGAACCCCCTTTCGGCCACTCTTCACGTTCACGTGATGAATGACATTCTCGTAGAAGCGCAGGTCCCGCCCCGGCTGGATGGCCTGCCGGTAGATGCGCGCGGCGATGGGCTCCAGGCGGTCCCCCGGACGCACCAGATAGAGCGTCGCGGCGGGCTCCGGCAGCTGGGTCGTGATGCGCAACGTCTGTATGAAGCCTTGCAGCAGGTATCCCCCCACCACGGTGGAGACATAGGACCAGCCGGGCGCCTGGGCATGGTCCCGGATGACGCTCACTCGCGTTCCCGGAGGCAGGGGCGCCGGAGTCAGGCAGGCTGAGCCCTTCATCTCCGCGGGGAGCGTCCGCAGGTTCGCGCCATCCCCGTGGTCGATGAACCCGAGCTGAATCGTCATGTCCCCTCCCGAATGAAGGCTGAGAGGATTCAGCCACCCGGACCGGGAGTGAAGGACCGGCCGGGTGGGAATGACAAGGACTTACAGCCGCTACGCGGCGGACGCCTGCTGGATGCGGGCCTCGGTCTCTTCAGGACTGACAATCCAGGGCCAGAAGCGCTGCGGCTCTCCGAAGTTGTCGAAGAACGTGTCGGCCAGGGGTGACACCGCCGACGCGGCTCCCAGGTAGCGCAGCACGTGCTGCGGTGGCGGCTGGAGCAGCATGTTGGTGAACGCGGTGATGAACTGGCCCTCCGTCCGCCAGAAGTGCTCGAAGGTCTGCTCCATCCAGTCCGGCGTGAAGGGCTGGTCGCCGTGCGCGAGGATGGCCTGCGTCATCGCGTGCGCCTGCTTCGACGCGCTGTTGAGCCCCTGGCCCGCGATGGGGTCGTTGAGCATGACGACATCCCCCATCCCCATCACCGCGCGTCCCGAGGGCAGCCGCCCCACCGGCTTGCGCACCGTGGGCGTGAACGCGCCGGTGAGCCAGGAGGACTCGTCCACGATGCTGGCGCCCTCCAGCCGCTCCGCCACCCACGGCGAGAAGTCCCGCAGCACCTGCTTCATCCGCTCCATCGCCTCCCGCGCGGTGCTCACGCCGCCGAAGCGGTCCAACCCCTGGCCGGGGATGGCCTCCAGCAGGAGGCAGTTCAGCGGGCCCCGGATGCGGTCGAAGTACGGCATGGCGAAGTATTCGCCATGGCCCGCCGCCAGGATGAACTTGAGCGCGGGGTAGGGCGTCTCGTTCAGCGGCTTCATGCCGGTGACAATCATTGCCGTGAGGTTCCGCTGCGGCTGCGTATGGACGCTGCGCTCGGCGTCCCGTTCGAACAGCCGGGTGAAGCTGTTGCGGCCCGTCGTCACGACCACCAGGTCATGCCCGGCCGCGAGCACCTCCAGCGCGTCCACGTCCACGTCCCGCACCACCACGAAGCCGCCGCGCCGCTCGAACTCCGCGAGCCAGCGGGAGTACTTCGCCCGCAGGTCCAGGGCCTTGCCCGGATTCTGGATGCGTCCCTGGACGCGGAGCGCCCGCTGCCCCGGGGCCGGGCAGACGTCCAGGTCCCCACCCCGGGCGTACTCCCCCGGGCCCTTCCAGAAGTCGAGCCCCAGCTCCTGCTCGTACTGGTAGGCGCGGCCGAAGAGGTAGGTGGTCGCGGCGAGCCGGGCGTTGAAGAGCTGCTCGGGCGTGCGGTCCGAATAGACGGTGACCGTGTAGCCCTTCTCCAACAGACCGAAGCCGAGCTGCAGACCCGCCTGGCCCGCTCCGATGATGCCGATGTTCCTCATGGTCCCCCCTGGGTGGTGTCCGGGCGTCACGCCCTGCCAGGACACTACGAAACGAGGGCGCCTTCCTGGCAACGCACGGCGGTACGAGGACGCCCGGAAACCGACGCCCGGAAGCCCCGTTCCGTGTCAGACCCCGCGAGTACTGTTCTCCCTGTCGCAGCGAGAAACGCACGAGGGGGAAATAGGTCATGGCGAAGTCTGTGATTGATAACCGCGTCGAGGTCGTCTTCAGCTTTGACACCACGGGCAGCATGTATCCGTGTCTCGCGCAGGTGCGAAAGAAGCTGGGGGCCGCCGTGGCCCGGCTGACGAAGGAGATCCCGGGCATCCGCATCGGCATCATCGCGCACGGTGATTACTGTGACGCGAAGTCCACCTACGTGACCAAGGCGTTGGATCTCACGGACGACGCGAAGGCCATCACCCGCTTCGTGGAGAAGGTGGAACAGACGGGCGGCGGAGACGCGCCGGAGTGCTACGAACTGGTGCTGCACGAGGCCCGGAGCCTGTCCTGGACGGAGGGCTACACGAAGGCGTTCGTGCTCATTGGCGATGACGTGCCGCACTCGCCCCAGCACAACCCCAAGAAGCTGGACTGGCGCAAGGAAGTGGCCGCGCTGGGGGAGAAGGGCGTGCCTGTGTATGGCGTCCAGGCGCTGAACCGCCGTCACGCGACGTCGTTCTACAAGGAGCTGGCGGAGAAGTCGGGCGGCTTCCACCTGAGCCTGGATCAGTTCTCTCACGTCACCGACATGCTGCTGGCCGTCTGCTACAAGCAGTCCTCGGACGCGCAACTCCAGGCATATGAAGCGGAGGTGTCCCGCGAGGGCCGCATGAACCGCGGCCTGAACGCGATGTTCAACACGATGCTCAAGCGGGCCGCGTCCACGCTCTTCGGTGAGACGGACCTGCGCGCGGTGCCGCCGGGCCGCTTCCAGGTGCTGGAGGTGGAGGCGGACAGCGCCATCAAGGAGTTCGTGACGGAGAACGGCCTGGGCTTCAAGACGGGCCGGGGCTTCTACGAGTTCACCAAGACGGAGACCATCCAGGGCCGCAAGGAGGTGGTGCTGATGGACCGCAAGTCCGGCGACCTCTACAGCGGCGAGCGCGCGCGGGAGATGCTCGGCCTGCCGCCGGGGGAGACGGTGCGCATCCGCCCCGCGAGCCTGGAGAAGTACGTCGTCTTCGTCCAGAGCACGTCCGCCAACCGCAAGCTCAAGGGCGGCACGAAGTTCCTCTACGAGGTGGAGGACTGGGACGGCGCTCGCGCCGCGGCCTGAGCCTGCGTGACCCCCTTGCGGCCGTGCGTGCGACACCACTACAAGCACGCCGTTGCCTACTCGAGGGGGTTTTCGCGTGTATCGAAAGAATGTCCTCAGCGCCGTGTTCGCGCTGGGGTTGCTGACGGCCATGACTGCCCAGGCCGAGGTGCTGTTCGCCCAGGGCAATTTCCTGCTCAACAAGAACCAGCTCTCCGCGGTGAACTACCGCGGCAAGGGCGTGACCATCCCCGTGGGGGCGAAGGTCGCGGTCCTCGAGCGGGACAACGACGAGGTCCGCTGCAAGGTCATCGACTCCGGCGCCGAGTTCCGGTTCGTGACGCACCGGAGCCTGGGCAAGCCCATCAACGTGCTGTTCGCCGGCTTCTTCGCCGAGCAGGACCCGGCCTCGCGCATCGCCGCGCTGTCGCCCGAGGACCAGAAGCAGGTCCGCGCCGGAGAGCTGGCCCGGGGCATGTCGCGCGAGGCCGTGCTCCTGACGGCCGGTCCGCCGCCGCCGCACCGCACGCCGTCGCTCCAGGGTAATCGCTGGACGTACTGGGCTTCCAAGTTCTCCACGTTCGAGGTCGACTTTGGCCCGGATGGCAAGGTCGTGCGGCTGAGCAACGAGCCCGTGGCCGCTCCCGCCCCCGCCCCCGTGGTGGAGAAGAACTACTTCGCGACCGCGAACTTCCACTTCGAGGACGGCACCGTGTCCTGGGTGAACTACCTCAAGGGGCCCATCATCCCGTTCAACGCGCGGGTGGAGGTGCTGGACAAGGGCTCGTCCTCCGTGAAGTTCAAGGTCGTGGAGACCGGCGCGGAGCTCGAGTTCACCAACGACTCGCGCTCGGGTTCGGAGACCTGGAAGCTGTTCCAGGCCTCGTTCGCGCCGGAGGACCAGGCCGCGAAGCTGGAGGCGCTGTCGCCGGAGGACCGCAAGAAGGTCTCCGCGTCGGAGGTGGAGCCCGGCATGAGCCGCGAGGCCGTGCGCATGGCGTGGGGACCGCCGC
The sequence above is drawn from the Corallococcus sp. NCRR genome and encodes:
- a CDS encoding AHH domain-containing protein, with translation MTIQLGFIDHGDGANLRTLPAEMKGSACLTPAPLPPGTRVSVIRDHAQAPGWSYVSTVVGGYLLQGFIQTLRITTQLPEPAATLYLVRPGDRLEPIAARIYRQAIQPGRDLRFYENVIHHVNVKSGRKGVQSVDGDVRLVAGERIWLVSIAFANQLQGVVSSGSITHEAMVQARKAARHLEDVLASVRQADRYFGEVTGQYGKAILDNWLEISAMVVGFIAAEALSTFLAATPTGVGQLAAALIQLGLAAFGAHGLIEAGGEALKHAQLWLIQAWEANGSQEKLKEASKSFLRMLVSIAMAALALLGVKTNAGRGLKLMTSVRITPPRIYMMAAAGPSGAYAGVPVFQPGSITAAPSIPLPFNPWGSGAPLLSKAVKEGGSSTPEPEPPLTERTLSDAELEKLLEKLPNWDKLKDFVGRRIPQEGTPEFNAFKKELQAAGYRLEKLSSGSQPYRLRRPDGKALGDEYGALTVTDDGLVVLKVGKGTPRLSVFTRYRKNYLDWVEKTQGPAARAAAEVRLSAGHPMHHLIPDGVAQSHPLIRMAMERLKGYTIDRGSNILDMHSGLNVEGQLIHSGSHPFYSNFVNARLDRALSKLRMKGPASSWTPQVIEEAILKVENELRQAIESGSLKEPAIKVIQEQRGGKVLTGRKLALLELRSHGESHTT
- a CDS encoding styrene monooxygenase/indole monooxygenase family protein codes for the protein MRNIGIIGAGQAGLQLGFGLLEKGYTVTVYSDRTPEQLFNARLAATTYLFGRAYQYEQELGLDFWKGPGEYARGGDLDVCPAPGQRALRVQGRIQNPGKALDLRAKYSRWLAEFERRGGFVVVRDVDVDALEVLAAGHDLVVVTTGRNSFTRLFERDAERSVHTQPQRNLTAMIVTGMKPLNETPYPALKFILAAGHGEYFAMPYFDRIRGPLNCLLLEAIPGQGLDRFGGVSTAREAMERMKQVLRDFSPWVAERLEGASIVDESSWLTGAFTPTVRKPVGRLPSGRAVMGMGDVVMLNDPIAGQGLNSASKQAHAMTQAILAHGDQPFTPDWMEQTFEHFWRTEGQFITAFTNMLLQPPPQHVLRYLGAASAVSPLADTFFDNFGEPQRFWPWIVSPEETEARIQQASAA
- a CDS encoding vWA domain-containing protein, coding for MAKSVIDNRVEVVFSFDTTGSMYPCLAQVRKKLGAAVARLTKEIPGIRIGIIAHGDYCDAKSTYVTKALDLTDDAKAITRFVEKVEQTGGGDAPECYELVLHEARSLSWTEGYTKAFVLIGDDVPHSPQHNPKKLDWRKEVAALGEKGVPVYGVQALNRRHATSFYKELAEKSGGFHLSLDQFSHVTDMLLAVCYKQSSDAQLQAYEAEVSREGRMNRGLNAMFNTMLKRAASTLFGETDLRAVPPGRFQVLEVEADSAIKEFVTENGLGFKTGRGFYEFTKTETIQGRKEVVLMDRKSGDLYSGERAREMLGLPPGETVRIRPASLEKYVVFVQSTSANRKLKGGTKFLYEVEDWDGARAAA